From the genome of Halomonas sp. 1513, one region includes:
- a CDS encoding molecular chaperone DnaK: MNHPELDMPTVEARLAALRQELLADSASSSEARDTVVLDQTSVGRLSRMDAMQGQAMAKAEEERRQLALKRIEAALIRIERGDFGECIGCGEWIAAKRLEWDPLVLKCIDCAKAQ; encoded by the coding sequence ATGAACCACCCCGAACTCGACATGCCGACGGTAGAGGCGCGGCTGGCGGCGCTGCGCCAGGAACTGCTCGCCGATAGCGCGTCGAGCAGCGAAGCACGCGACACCGTGGTGCTCGACCAGACCTCGGTGGGGCGGCTGTCGCGGATGGACGCGATGCAGGGCCAGGCCATGGCCAAGGCCGAGGAGGAGCGCCGCCAGCTGGCCCTGAAGCGTATCGAGGCGGCACTGATACGCATCGAGCGCGGCGACTTCGGCGAGTGTATCGGCTGCGGCGAGTGGATCGCCGCCAAACGTCTCGAATGGGATCCGCTGGTGTTGAAATGCATCGACTGCGCGAAAGCGCAGTGA
- a CDS encoding MFS transporter, translated as MGYRTLLRQHYGLLGIAFLAMFTSSLGQSFFIGLFQAPISQQLGLSAGQFGSAYALVTLAAGFAMLRFGPAIDWIPPRRFAALVLGALLVGILLLTLSPWWLAGLLGLGLVRFCGQGMMTHLGNTLAGREFSHQRGRALGLVGLGMMLGETLLPPLMAALLIWLGWRELWWLFCLVLASLWLPLLLRARWPDAPRQRPRRGQPQQGPRPFRDHRFWRLLPLLMILPVTMTGMFIYQASMTADLGSSLAVYALALTGMGIAKLPGALLGGRLVDRIGPLLLARCYLLPFALALLLALVVGGHVGVWALMVGGGLSMGAQEPVATSLLVKLWGVEHLGRVRATLSACMVFATGLAPAVLGIALDLGSSFGHILAGMLALLVAGWGLAQGPLTRLPSTPRD; from the coding sequence ATGGGGTATCGCACCCTGCTACGTCAGCACTACGGCCTGCTGGGCATCGCCTTCCTGGCGATGTTCACCTCGAGCCTCGGCCAGAGCTTCTTCATCGGCCTGTTTCAGGCACCGATCAGCCAGCAGCTGGGCCTCAGCGCCGGCCAGTTCGGCAGCGCCTACGCCCTGGTGACGCTGGCCGCCGGCTTCGCCATGCTGCGCTTCGGTCCCGCCATTGACTGGATCCCACCGCGACGCTTCGCCGCGCTGGTGCTGGGCGCGCTGCTCGTCGGCATCCTGCTGCTGACGCTCTCGCCGTGGTGGCTAGCCGGCCTGCTGGGGCTCGGTCTGGTGCGCTTCTGCGGCCAGGGCATGATGACGCATCTGGGCAACACCCTGGCCGGGCGCGAATTCAGCCATCAGCGCGGCCGCGCCCTGGGCCTGGTCGGCCTGGGGATGATGCTCGGCGAAACCCTGCTGCCACCGCTGATGGCGGCGCTGTTGATCTGGCTCGGCTGGCGTGAACTATGGTGGCTGTTCTGCCTGGTGCTCGCCTCGCTGTGGCTGCCGCTGCTGCTGCGCGCACGCTGGCCCGACGCACCGCGCCAGCGTCCGCGGCGCGGCCAGCCGCAGCAAGGCCCGCGACCGTTTCGCGACCACCGCTTCTGGCGCCTGCTACCGCTACTGATGATCCTGCCGGTGACCATGACCGGGATGTTCATCTACCAGGCCAGCATGACCGCCGACCTGGGCAGCAGCCTGGCCGTCTATGCGCTGGCACTAACCGGGATGGGCATTGCCAAGCTGCCCGGCGCGCTGCTCGGCGGGCGCCTGGTGGACCGTATCGGGCCGCTGCTGCTGGCGCGCTGCTACCTGTTGCCCTTTGCCCTGGCCCTGCTGCTGGCGCTGGTGGTGGGTGGCCACGTTGGCGTGTGGGCGCTGATGGTCGGCGGCGGACTGTCGATGGGTGCCCAGGAGCCGGTCGCCACCAGCCTGCTGGTCAAGCTGTGGGGCGTGGAGCACCTCGGGCGGGTGCGTGCCACCCTGAGTGCCTGCATGGTCTTCGCCACCGGCCTGGCGCCGGCAGTGCTGGGCATCGCTCTCGACCTGGGCAGCAGCTTCGGCCACATCCTGGCCGGCATGCTGGCGCTGCTGGTGGCCGGCTGGGGCCTGGCCCAGGGGCCGCTGACCCGCCTGCCGTCAACGCCGCGCGATTGA
- a CDS encoding peptide ABC transporter ATP-binding protein: protein MSEAALKQDADQQALPDDELLRVVNLKKYFPVGKTFFIKNRRHVKAVDDVSFTVKKGEVVGLVGESGSGKTTIGRMIMRLIDPTSGSIQFGETDVATAEGKELMAMRKAIQIIFQDPYGSLNPRMKVGPIIREGLDVHRMYGMAERNERIARLLETVGLGPAHVNRHPHEFSGGQRQRIGIARALAVSPQLLVADEPVSALDVSVQAQVLNLLQDLKEEYEFSMLMISHDLGVVEHACDKVIVLYLGKVMEMAPADKLYADPTHPYTQSLLSAMPVPDPRRRDDKTRIILKGDIPSPINPPSGCVFRTRCPIATKECAEVVPPLEEKSPGHFKACIHR from the coding sequence ATGAGCGAAGCAGCACTCAAGCAGGATGCCGACCAGCAGGCGCTCCCCGACGACGAATTGCTCCGCGTCGTGAATCTCAAGAAATACTTCCCGGTTGGCAAGACGTTTTTCATCAAGAATCGGCGCCATGTAAAGGCCGTGGACGATGTCTCCTTCACGGTAAAGAAGGGCGAGGTGGTGGGGCTAGTCGGCGAATCCGGCTCGGGCAAGACCACCATCGGGCGGATGATCATGCGCCTGATCGACCCGACCTCGGGCAGCATCCAATTCGGTGAGACCGATGTCGCCACGGCGGAAGGCAAGGAGCTGATGGCGATGCGCAAGGCGATCCAGATCATTTTCCAGGATCCCTACGGCAGCCTGAACCCGCGCATGAAGGTGGGGCCGATCATCCGCGAAGGCCTCGACGTGCATCGCATGTACGGCATGGCAGAGCGCAACGAGCGCATCGCCAGGCTGCTGGAAACCGTGGGGCTGGGGCCTGCCCACGTCAACCGTCACCCCCATGAGTTCTCAGGGGGCCAGCGTCAGCGTATCGGCATCGCCCGGGCCCTGGCGGTGAGCCCGCAGCTGCTGGTCGCCGATGAACCGGTGTCGGCGTTGGACGTCTCGGTGCAAGCCCAGGTGCTCAACCTGCTGCAGGATCTCAAGGAGGAGTACGAGTTCTCCATGCTGATGATCTCCCACGATCTGGGTGTCGTCGAGCACGCCTGCGACAAGGTGATCGTGCTCTACCTGGGCAAGGTGATGGAGATGGCGCCCGCAGACAAGCTGTACGCCGACCCGACCCACCCCTATACCCAGTCGCTGCTGTCGGCGATGCCGGTCCCCGACCCCCGTCGTCGTGACGACAAGACCCGCATCATCCTCAAGGGCGATATACCGAGTCCGATCAACCCGCCCTCAGGGTGCGTGTTTCGCACGCGCTGCCCGATCGCCACCAAGGAGTGCGCCGAGGTCGTGCCGCCCCTGGAGGAGAAGAGTCCCGGTCACTTCAAGGCCTGCATTCATCGCTGA
- a CDS encoding universal stress protein UspA has protein sequence MTDQVMAAIDGSHFSEGVCDYAAWASQALAAPLTFLHVVDNHPQVAEADLSGNIGLGSREHLLEELANLDEQRAKLAQEQGRVMLSAAKTRAVGAGVDEPATRQRNGTLVETLSELENEIRLLVIGKRGETAHQAVDHLGSNLERVVRSLHRPILMVPDQFQTPSQVLIAFDGSKTTRKGVEMIAKSPLFEGIPVHVVIVGAETGDNRSQLEWALETLRAAGLEAQGAIRAGEVEETLRNYKEEQGIDLLVMGAYGHSRIRHLLVGSTTTAMLRRASVPVLLLR, from the coding sequence ATGACAGATCAGGTAATGGCCGCCATCGACGGCTCGCACTTTTCTGAAGGCGTATGCGACTACGCAGCCTGGGCCAGCCAGGCGCTGGCGGCGCCGCTGACCTTCCTGCACGTGGTGGACAACCACCCGCAGGTCGCCGAGGCGGACCTGTCCGGCAACATCGGCCTGGGCTCGCGGGAGCACCTGCTGGAGGAGCTGGCCAACCTCGATGAGCAGCGCGCCAAGCTGGCCCAGGAGCAGGGCCGGGTGATGCTGTCTGCGGCCAAGACCCGGGCGGTCGGAGCCGGTGTCGACGAGCCGGCCACCCGCCAGCGCAACGGCACCCTGGTCGAGACGCTCAGCGAGCTGGAGAACGAGATCCGCCTGCTGGTGATCGGCAAGCGCGGCGAGACCGCTCACCAGGCCGTCGACCACCTGGGCTCGAACCTCGAGCGGGTGGTGCGCAGCCTGCACCGGCCGATCCTGATGGTGCCGGACCAGTTCCAGACACCCAGCCAGGTGCTGATCGCCTTCGACGGCAGCAAGACCACCCGCAAGGGCGTCGAGATGATCGCCAAGAGCCCGCTGTTCGAGGGCATTCCGGTGCACGTGGTGATCGTCGGCGCCGAGACCGGCGACAACCGCTCGCAGCTCGAGTGGGCGCTCGAGACCCTGCGCGCCGCGGGGCTCGAGGCGCAGGGGGCGATTCGCGCCGGCGAGGTGGAGGAGACCCTGCGCAACTACAAGGAAGAGCAGGGCATCGACCTGCTGGTGATGGGTGCCTACGGCCATTCGCGGATTCGTCACCTGCTGGTGGGTAGCACCACCACGGCGATGCTGCGCCGCGCCAGCGTGCCGGTATTGCTGCTGCGTTGA
- a CDS encoding serine protease — MLTSAHLFSRRWLLWVSLLSLLVGALLAWHSQAQESPRTALVLTIDGAIGPATSDYFQRGLRQASEDGAELVIVQLDTPGGLDASMRDMIRAMLTADVPVAMYVSPSGARAASAGTYLTYASHVAAMAPSTHLGSATPVQMGGGGLPGIGDDDADDANGGQDDEAANGEEEAANGNDDAEREPRRGETAMERKVLEDAVSYIRGLAERHDRNADWAEEAVREAVNLTARQALEMNVIDVVASDIDDLLAQIDGREVVMERGERTLETADLTIERFDPDWRTQLLSVITNPNVAYFLMIIGFYGLIFELSSPGSLIPGTIGIISLLLALFAFQVLPINYAGLALILAGLALIVGEALMPSFGVLGIGGIVAFVIGSVILMDADNLQVSLPLIGGVALIAAVFMLWTMTRFMGLRKTRVRTGQEQLLGARAVALEDFDGAGRVRLHGESWRAHSRTPVTKGQTLTVTALDGLTVEVAPQDEAVADSH; from the coding sequence ATGTTGACGAGCGCGCACCTTTTCAGCCGTCGATGGTTGCTGTGGGTCAGTCTCTTGAGTCTGCTGGTGGGTGCCCTGCTGGCCTGGCACTCCCAGGCCCAGGAGTCACCGCGCACGGCGCTGGTGTTGACCATAGACGGCGCCATCGGCCCGGCGACGAGCGACTACTTTCAGCGCGGCCTGCGCCAGGCCAGCGAGGACGGCGCCGAGCTGGTGATCGTACAGCTCGATACCCCCGGCGGCCTCGACGCTTCGATGCGCGACATGATTCGCGCCATGCTCACCGCCGACGTGCCGGTGGCGATGTATGTCTCGCCCAGCGGTGCCCGCGCCGCCAGTGCCGGCACCTACCTCACCTACGCCAGTCACGTGGCGGCCATGGCGCCTTCCACGCATCTCGGCTCTGCCACGCCGGTGCAGATGGGTGGCGGTGGCCTGCCGGGTATCGGCGACGATGATGCCGACGACGCCAACGGTGGCCAGGACGATGAGGCCGCCAATGGCGAGGAAGAAGCGGCCAACGGCAACGACGATGCCGAGCGCGAGCCGCGCCGCGGCGAGACCGCCATGGAGCGCAAGGTGCTCGAAGACGCGGTCTCCTACATTCGTGGCCTCGCCGAGCGCCACGACCGCAACGCCGACTGGGCCGAGGAGGCGGTGCGCGAGGCGGTCAACCTGACCGCGCGCCAGGCGCTGGAGATGAACGTCATCGATGTGGTGGCCAGCGACATCGACGACCTGCTGGCGCAGATCGACGGCCGCGAGGTGGTAATGGAGCGCGGCGAGCGCACCCTCGAGACCGCCGACCTGACCATCGAGCGCTTCGATCCCGACTGGCGTACCCAACTGCTGTCGGTGATCACCAACCCCAACGTCGCCTACTTCCTGATGATCATCGGCTTCTACGGGCTGATCTTCGAACTCTCCAGCCCCGGTAGCCTGATTCCCGGCACCATCGGCATCATTTCGCTGCTGCTGGCGCTGTTCGCCTTCCAGGTGCTGCCCATCAACTACGCCGGTCTGGCCTTGATTCTTGCCGGCCTGGCGCTGATCGTGGGAGAGGCGTTGATGCCGAGCTTCGGGGTGCTCGGCATTGGCGGAATCGTGGCTTTCGTGATCGGATCGGTGATTCTTATGGACGCAGACAACTTGCAGGTATCGCTGCCGCTGATCGGCGGCGTGGCGCTGATCGCCGCGGTCTTCATGCTGTGGACCATGACCCGCTTCATGGGACTGCGCAAGACCCGGGTGCGCACCGGTCAGGAGCAGCTGCTCGGCGCCCGCGCCGTGGCGCTGGAAGATTTCGACGGCGCGGGGCGCGTCAGGCTGCACGGCGAGTCCTGGAGGGCGCATAGCCGTACCCCCGTGACCAAGGGTCAGACGCTGACGGTCACCGCCCTGGATGGCTTGACCGTCGAGGTCGCCCCGCAGGATGAAGCGGTCGCCGATTCGCACTGA
- a CDS encoding transcriptional regulator HexR (Represses the expression of the zwf, eda, glp and gap) encodes MSSHDLIERIRKRLDELNRSERKVADVILADPASATGMSIATLAQAASVSEPTVNRFCRNFEAKGYPDFKIKLAQSLAGGTPYVSRSVERDDDAAGYGDKIFGATIAALDEARRALDARRVERAVDYLIQAKQIHFFGLGASGPVAQDAQHKFFRFNLPVMAYEDVLMQRMVAAASHTGDVVVIISYTGRTRELVEIARLARENGAVVLGITAPDSPLAGECTETLGVTAPEDTDVYMPMTSRMIHLALIDVLATGVTLRRGEDFLIHLKKIKDSLQATRFPVGR; translated from the coding sequence ATGTCCAGCCATGACCTGATCGAACGTATCCGCAAGCGCCTGGACGAGCTCAACCGCTCCGAACGCAAGGTTGCCGACGTGATTCTCGCCGACCCCGCCTCGGCCACCGGCATGAGCATCGCCACCCTGGCACAGGCCGCCTCGGTCAGCGAACCTACGGTCAATCGGTTCTGTCGCAACTTCGAGGCCAAGGGTTACCCCGACTTCAAGATCAAGCTGGCACAGAGCCTGGCCGGCGGCACCCCCTACGTCAGCCGCAGCGTCGAGCGCGACGACGATGCCGCCGGCTACGGCGACAAGATCTTCGGTGCCACCATCGCCGCCCTCGACGAGGCGCGCCGAGCGCTCGACGCCAGGCGTGTCGAACGCGCCGTCGACTACCTGATCCAGGCCAAGCAGATCCACTTCTTCGGCTTGGGCGCCTCTGGGCCGGTGGCCCAGGACGCCCAGCACAAGTTCTTCCGCTTCAACCTGCCGGTGATGGCCTATGAAGACGTGCTGATGCAGCGCATGGTCGCCGCCGCCAGCCATACCGGTGACGTGGTGGTTATCATCTCCTACACCGGACGCACCCGGGAACTGGTGGAAATTGCCCGTCTGGCGAGGGAGAACGGCGCGGTAGTACTGGGCATCACCGCCCCCGACTCGCCGCTGGCCGGCGAGTGCACCGAAACCCTTGGGGTCACCGCGCCGGAGGACACCGACGTCTATATGCCGATGACCTCGCGGATGATCCACCTGGCACTGATCGACGTGCTGGCCACCGGCGTCACCCTGCGCCGCGGCGAGGATTTCCTGATTCACCTCAAGAAGATCAAGGATAGCCTGCAGGCGACGCGCTTTCCCGTAGGCCGCTAG
- the dppD gene encoding dipeptide ABC transporter ATP-binding protein DppD (DppD and DppF are the ATP-binding components of the ABC dipeptide transport system DppABCDF) gives MTANKPLLSVRDLQVHFKTDDGIVPAVDGVSFDINEGETLAVVGESGSGKSVTSLGIMDLLPKGKGYVAGGEIFFEGQDLVKMTPQQRRALRGNRISMIFQEPMTSLNPVFTVGYQIAEAVALHQKLDKKAAWNRAIEMLDLVSIPEPAQRAKEYPHQLSGGMRQRVMIAIALSCNPRLLIADEPTTALDVTIQAQILDLMRNLQKEIGTSILFITHDLAVVAEMADRVVVMYTGRAVEESGVFDIYERPSMPYTQGLLNSIPSWVGHKQGKRDRLVAIPGNVPSPHNLPPGCSFEPRCRYAKDICTQKVPPLESIGDDHRVRCVRWKEINDHAKAGGV, from the coding sequence ATGACAGCTAACAAACCGCTTCTCAGCGTCAGGGACCTCCAGGTCCACTTCAAGACCGACGACGGCATCGTCCCCGCCGTGGACGGGGTCAGCTTCGATATCAACGAGGGCGAGACCCTGGCCGTGGTCGGCGAGTCCGGCTCCGGCAAATCCGTCACCAGCCTCGGCATCATGGACCTGCTGCCCAAGGGCAAGGGCTATGTCGCCGGCGGCGAGATATTCTTCGAGGGTCAGGATCTGGTGAAGATGACGCCCCAGCAGCGTCGAGCCCTGCGTGGCAATCGCATTTCGATGATCTTCCAGGAACCCATGACCAGCCTTAACCCGGTGTTTACCGTGGGTTACCAGATCGCCGAGGCGGTGGCTCTGCACCAGAAACTCGACAAGAAGGCGGCCTGGAACCGCGCCATCGAGATGCTCGACCTGGTCAGCATTCCCGAGCCCGCCCAGCGTGCCAAGGAATACCCCCATCAGCTATCCGGCGGTATGCGCCAGCGAGTAATGATCGCCATCGCGCTGTCGTGCAATCCGCGTCTATTGATCGCCGATGAGCCGACCACGGCGCTCGACGTCACCATCCAAGCCCAGATCCTCGATCTGATGCGCAACCTGCAGAAGGAGATCGGCACCAGCATCTTGTTCATTACCCATGATCTGGCCGTGGTTGCCGAAATGGCCGACCGGGTGGTGGTGATGTACACCGGCCGCGCCGTCGAGGAGTCCGGCGTCTTCGATATCTACGAGCGCCCGAGCATGCCCTATACCCAGGGGCTGCTCAACTCGATTCCCTCCTGGGTTGGCCACAAGCAGGGCAAGCGGGATCGTCTGGTGGCGATTCCCGGCAATGTGCCGAGCCCGCACAATTTGCCGCCGGGCTGCAGCTTCGAGCCGCGTTGTCGGTATGCCAAGGACATCTGTACCCAGAAGGTGCCGCCGCTGGAGTCCATCGGTGACGACCACCGGGTGCGCTGCGTGCGCTGGAAGGAAATCAATGACCATGCCAAGGCAGGAGGCGTCTGA
- a CDS encoding D-arabinose dehydrogenase produces MKAAVLHAYDEKVERPDLVTYEDWPDPSIEKPDDVIVRIGGAGVCRTDLHIIEGIWREHAPIDLPFVMGHENAGWVEEVGPGVTSVKPGDAVICHPLATNGHCLACRRGNDMHAEESSFPGINAQGGYADYLYTNERALITLPGSLAPKDVAPYTDAGLTAYHAAKKAAQHLVPGQKVVVLGVGGLGHIGVQVLAALCGAEIIAIDRAESALKLAESGGAHHAIKADGGEVEAVMSLTNGHGAEAVLDFVGEGDAVSKGLAMTRTNGGYYVIGYGGKIEIPTIDMVVTEKRIIGNLVGTYPELVELMALADRGAVELATREYALKDANQALHDLHHGRVPGRAVLIP; encoded by the coding sequence ATGAAAGCAGCCGTGCTGCATGCCTACGACGAAAAGGTCGAGCGTCCGGATCTGGTCACCTATGAAGATTGGCCGGACCCCAGTATCGAAAAGCCCGATGATGTCATCGTCAGGATCGGCGGGGCCGGGGTTTGCCGCACCGACCTGCATATCATCGAGGGTATCTGGCGCGAGCACGCACCGATCGATCTGCCCTTCGTCATGGGTCACGAGAACGCCGGCTGGGTCGAGGAGGTTGGCCCCGGCGTCACCAGCGTCAAGCCCGGCGATGCGGTGATCTGCCACCCCCTGGCCACCAACGGCCACTGCCTTGCCTGCCGGCGAGGTAACGACATGCACGCCGAAGAGAGCAGCTTTCCGGGCATCAACGCTCAGGGCGGCTATGCCGACTACCTGTATACCAATGAGCGGGCGCTGATCACGCTGCCGGGCAGCCTGGCCCCCAAGGATGTTGCACCCTACACCGATGCCGGTCTCACCGCCTACCACGCGGCTAAGAAGGCCGCCCAGCATCTAGTGCCCGGCCAGAAGGTGGTGGTGCTGGGTGTTGGCGGCCTCGGCCATATTGGCGTCCAGGTCCTGGCCGCGCTGTGCGGCGCCGAGATCATCGCCATCGATCGCGCCGAGTCGGCCCTCAAGCTGGCCGAGTCGGGGGGTGCCCACCACGCCATCAAGGCCGACGGCGGTGAAGTCGAGGCGGTAATGTCGCTGACCAACGGTCACGGTGCCGAGGCGGTGCTCGACTTCGTCGGCGAGGGTGACGCGGTCAGCAAGGGCCTGGCGATGACCCGCACCAACGGCGGCTACTACGTGATCGGCTACGGCGGCAAGATCGAGATCCCCACCATCGACATGGTCGTCACCGAGAAGCGCATCATCGGCAATCTGGTGGGTACCTACCCGGAACTGGTAGAGCTGATGGCGCTGGCCGACCGCGGCGCCGTGGAACTGGCGACCCGCGAGTACGCGCTGAAAGACGCCAACCAGGCGCTTCACGATCTGCATCACGGAAGAGTGCCAGGACGCGCCGTCCTGATTCCCTAG
- a CDS encoding universal stress protein UspA, producing the protein MTDQVMAAIDGSHFSEGVCDYAAWASQALAAPLTFLHVVDNHPQVAEADLSGNIGLGSREHLLEELANLDEQRAKLAQEQGRVMLSAAKTRAVGAGVDEPATRQRNGTLVETLSELENEIRLLVIGKRGETAHQAVDHLGSNLERVVRSLHRPILMVPDQFQTPSQVLIAFDGSKTTRKGVEMIAKSPLFEGIPVHVVIVGAETGDNRSQLEWALETLRAAGLEAQGAIRAGEVEETLRNYKEEQGIDLLVMGAYGHSRIRHLLVGSTTTAMLRRASVPVLLLR; encoded by the coding sequence ATGACAGATCAGGTAATGGCCGCCATCGACGGCTCGCACTTTTCTGAAGGCGTATGCGACTACGCAGCCTGGGCCAGCCAGGCGCTGGCGGCGCCGCTGACCTTCCTGCACGTGGTGGACAACCACCCGCAGGTCGCCGAGGCGGACCTGTCCGGCAACATCGGCCTGGGCTCGCGGGAGCACCTGCTGGAGGAGCTGGCCAACCTCGATGAGCAGCGCGCCAAGCTGGCCCAGGAGCAGGGCCGGGTGATGCTGTCTGCGGCCAAGACCCGGGCGGTCGGAGCCGGTGTCGACGAGCCGGCCACCCGCCAGCGCAACGGCACCCTGGTCGAGACGCTCAGCGAGCTGGAGAACGAGATCCGCCTGCTGGTGATCGGCAAGCGCGGCGAGACCGCTCACCAGGCCGTCGACCACCTGGGCTCGAACCTCGAGCGGGTGGTGCGCAGCCTGCACCGGCCGATCCTGATGGTGCCGGACCAGTTCCAGACACCCAGCCAGGTGCTGATCGCCTTCGACGGCAGCAAGACCACCCGCAAGGGCGTCGAGATGATCGCCAAGAGCCCGCTGTTCGAGGGCATTCCGGTGCACGTGGTGATCGTCGGCGCCGAGACCGGCGACAACCGCTCGCAGCTCGAGTGGGCGCTCGAGACCCTGCGCGCCGCGGGGCTCGAGGCGCAGGGGGCGATTCGCGCCGGCGAGGTGGAGGAGACCCTGCGCAACTACAAGGAAGAGCAGGGCATCGACCTGCTGGTGATGGGTGCCTACGGCCATTCGCGGATTCGTCACCTGCTGGTGGGCAGCACCACCACGGCGATGCTGCGCCGCGCCAGCGTGCCGGTATTGCTGCTGCGCTGA
- a CDS encoding sodium-independent anion transporter: MFETMKQSWFSNIKGDTLAGIVVALALIPEAIAFSIIAGVDPKVGLYASFCIAVIIAFTGGRSGMISAATGAMALLMVTLVRDHGLEYLLVATLLTGVLQIIAGYLKLAELMRFVSRSVVTGFVNALAILIFMAQLPELTGVTWHVYAMTVAGLAIIYGFPYLPVIGRSIPSPLVCIVVLTAVYMISGMDIRSVGDMGELPDTLPVFLWPDVPLNLETLWIVLPYALMLTVVGLLESMMTATIVDDLTDTPSDKNRECKGQGIANIGSGLMGGMAGCAMIGQSVINIKSGGRTRLSTLIAGVVLLMMVVFLADWVSQIPMAALVAVMIMVSIGTFSWASIRDLKKHPMSTNIVMLATVVVTVGTHNLAIGVFVGVLLAAMFFANKVGNILYIGSEEADGGSRRIYTIVGQVFFASSERFGESFDFKETVEKVTIDLSRAHFWDITAVQSLDRVVIKFRREGTEVELIGLNEASATIVDRYAVHDDPAAVEKLMGGH, translated from the coding sequence ATGTTCGAAACAATGAAACAGAGTTGGTTCTCCAACATAAAGGGCGACACCCTCGCCGGCATCGTCGTTGCCCTGGCGCTGATTCCCGAGGCCATCGCCTTCTCGATCATCGCCGGGGTCGACCCCAAGGTCGGCCTCTACGCCTCCTTCTGCATCGCCGTGATCATCGCCTTCACCGGCGGTCGCTCGGGGATGATCTCGGCTGCCACCGGCGCCATGGCGCTGCTGATGGTGACCCTGGTCCGCGATCACGGCCTCGAGTACCTGCTGGTGGCCACCCTGCTCACCGGGGTGCTGCAGATCATCGCCGGCTATCTCAAGCTCGCCGAGCTGATGCGCTTCGTATCACGCTCGGTGGTCACCGGCTTCGTCAACGCCCTGGCGATCCTGATCTTCATGGCCCAGTTGCCGGAATTGACTGGCGTCACCTGGCACGTCTACGCCATGACGGTGGCGGGCCTGGCGATCATCTACGGATTTCCCTACCTGCCGGTGATCGGCAGGTCGATCCCCTCGCCGCTGGTGTGCATCGTGGTGCTGACCGCGGTGTACATGATCAGCGGCATGGATATCCGCAGCGTAGGCGACATGGGCGAGCTGCCGGATACCCTGCCGGTGTTCCTGTGGCCGGACGTGCCGCTCAACCTCGAGACGCTGTGGATCGTGCTGCCCTATGCGCTGATGCTCACCGTGGTCGGCCTGCTGGAGTCGATGATGACCGCCACCATCGTCGACGACCTCACCGATACGCCCAGTGACAAGAACCGCGAGTGCAAGGGCCAGGGCATCGCCAACATCGGCTCCGGCCTGATGGGTGGCATGGCCGGCTGCGCGATGATTGGCCAGTCGGTGATCAACATCAAGTCCGGTGGGCGCACCCGGCTGTCGACCCTGATTGCCGGCGTGGTGCTGCTGATGATGGTGGTGTTCCTCGCCGACTGGGTGTCACAGATCCCCATGGCGGCGCTGGTGGCGGTGATGATCATGGTCTCCATCGGTACCTTCAGCTGGGCCTCGATCCGCGATCTCAAGAAGCATCCGATGAGCACCAATATCGTGATGCTGGCCACCGTGGTGGTCACCGTGGGCACTCACAATCTGGCCATTGGGGTGTTCGTCGGCGTGCTGCTGGCGGCGATGTTCTTCGCCAACAAGGTCGGCAACATCCTCTACATCGGCTCCGAAGAGGCCGACGGGGGCAGCCGCCGCATCTATACGATCGTCGGCCAGGTGTTCTTCGCGTCTTCCGAGCGCTTCGGTGAGTCCTTCGACTTCAAGGAGACCGTGGAGAAGGTCACCATCGACCTATCCCGCGCCCACTTCTGGGACATTACCGCCGTCCAGTCGCTGGACCGCGTGGTGATCAAGTTCCGCCGCGAGGGCACCGAGGTCGAGCTGATCGGGCTCAATGAAGCCAGCGCCACTATCGTCGACCGCTACGCGGTGCACGACGACCCCGCGGCCGTCGAGAAACTGATGGGCGGGCACTGA